The following are encoded in a window of Torulaspora globosa chromosome 4, complete sequence genomic DNA:
- a CDS encoding uncharacterized protein (ancestral locus Anc_3.486) — protein MRDTRSTRSGGTSNSFDDISSISSVDSYQPEAFTGQDVQSFEHKSLASEGATTLGRRASNAIEKVVTHNALQGRAETADSLKKEGLNLKSKAIPDINDPISAGAAATQFPEEYRIETQTGLVKLKTLTELSRNDTRASVGSSGKLSKKSSGRKTSDYEENQVGGDGKSQGQAYLNAHNLQQAIEKNKQAIQKYQKHKHEKGLKGFLHRLFD, from the coding sequence ATGAGGGACACGAGATCTACCAGGAGCGGCGGAACTAGCAATAGTTTCGATGATATATCGTCAATTTCGTCTGTGGATTCCTATCAGCCGGAAGCCTTTACCGGCCAGGATGTCCAATCATTTGAGCATAAGTCCTTAGCTAGTGAAGGTGCCACAACTTTGGGCCGTAGGGCGTCCAACGCTATTGAGAAGGTTGTAACCCACAATGCATTACAGGGCAGGGCAGAGACAGCGGATTCATTGAAAAAGGAAGGGTTGAATCTGAAGTCCAAAGCTATTCCCGACATCAATGACCCTATATCGGCTGGCGCAGCAGCGACACAGTTCCCTGAGGAGTACAGAATAGAAACCCAGACTGGCCTGGTGAAGCTAAAGACTTTGACCGAACTGAGCAGAAACGATACCAGGGCTTCCGTAGGGAGCAGCGgaaagctttcaaaaaaGAGCAGCGGAAGGAAGACCTCTGATTACGAGGAAAATCAAGTTGGCGGCGATGGAAAATCGCAAGGGCAAGCTTACCTTAATGCACATAATTTGCAGCAAGCaattgagaagaataagCAAGCCATTCAGAAGTATCAAAAGCACAAGCACGAGAAGGGACTTAAAGGATTCTTGCATCGGCTGTTCGATTAA